Proteins from one Clostridium cellulovorans 743B genomic window:
- a CDS encoding metal-sensing transcriptional repressor, whose translation MNEERKKVLQALKTSKGQIEGIIKMIEDERYCIDISNQLMAAQALLKKANLLILRQHLSHCVKEAIIHDKGDEKLDEVMKLLSKFID comes from the coding sequence ATGAACGAAGAGAGAAAAAAAGTTCTACAAGCTTTAAAAACTTCAAAGGGACAAATTGAAGGAATAATTAAGATGATAGAGGATGAAAGATATTGTATTGATATATCTAACCAGTTAATGGCTGCACAAGCCCTTCTTAAGAAAGCTAATTTACTTATTTTAAGGCAACATTTAAGTCATTGTGTTAAGGAAGCGATAATTCATGATAAAGGTGACGAAAAATTAGACGAAGTTATGAAACTTTTATCAAAATTTATAGATTAA
- a CDS encoding heavy-metal-associated domain-containing protein, giving the protein MKKKIVIEGMSCNHCVNHVTNALEEIKGIKDIVVMLDTKTAIVDAEESVKDEEIKFAIDDAGYDVVSIEEVL; this is encoded by the coding sequence ATGAAAAAGAAAATTGTTATTGAAGGAATGTCATGTAATCATTGCGTTAACCATGTTACAAATGCTTTAGAAGAAATAAAAGGTATAAAAGACATAGTAGTTATGTTAGATACTAAAACAGCTATAGTTGATGCTGAAGAAAGCGTTAAAGATGAAGAAATAAAATTTGCGATAGATGATGCTGGATATGATGTAGTTAGTATAGAAGAGGTATTATAA